One Candidatus Zixiibacteriota bacterium genomic window carries:
- a CDS encoding arylamine N-acetyltransferase, which yields MEVYSEAAFDRYLECIGVRRTAPSWEALAELTSAHLRRVPFENVSKIYRAHFLGIRKIPRLDEFLDGIERCNFGGTCYTNNYYMHLLLVHLGYRARLCSADIAVNGAPPDGHMVNVVSFGAKEAIVDVGYGEPFWKPIPRNKADDIVLELGSERYVLKPQDQQGRSRLEVYRSNQLAHGYLLKPASKTIHDFAEVVDRSYEDKAPFLNRLVVTRFFEDWALVLRNHTLTEIRPSAPVRRQMETLDAVVETIVDRFGMPEGIACAAVGLVGSKIFGS from the coding sequence ATGGAGGTTTATTCGGAGGCGGCTTTTGACCGTTATCTCGAATGCATCGGTGTGAGGAGAACCGCGCCGAGTTGGGAAGCTCTGGCTGAACTGACGTCAGCGCATCTGAGGCGAGTACCGTTCGAAAACGTGTCGAAAATATATCGGGCGCATTTCCTGGGAATCAGAAAGATTCCGCGATTGGACGAGTTTCTCGATGGCATTGAACGCTGTAATTTTGGGGGCACCTGCTACACCAACAACTACTACATGCACCTGCTATTGGTTCATCTCGGCTACCGAGCCCGTCTCTGCAGCGCCGACATAGCTGTCAACGGAGCCCCTCCCGACGGACATATGGTCAATGTCGTCTCCTTCGGCGCAAAGGAAGCCATTGTTGATGTCGGATATGGCGAGCCATTCTGGAAGCCGATTCCCCGAAACAAGGCCGATGATATCGTGCTGGAGTTGGGGTCGGAGCGCTACGTTCTGAAACCGCAGGATCAGCAAGGGCGCAGCCGGCTGGAGGTATATAGAAGCAACCAATTGGCTCATGGTTACTTGTTGAAACCGGCTTCCAAAACCATACATGATTTTGCGGAGGTAGTAGACCGCTCTTACGAGGACAAGGCGCCGTTTCTCAATCGACTCGTGGTGACACGTTTTTTCGAGGATTGGGCACTGGTTCTGCGCAACCACACACTGACCGAGATTCGCCCATCGGCACCGGTCAGGCGACAGATGGAAACGCTGGATGCTGTCGTCGAGACTATAGTGGACAGGTTTGGCATGCCCGAGGGCATCGCTTGCGCCGCCGTGGGGCTTGTCGGGAGTAAAATCTTCGGCAGCTGA
- a CDS encoding CocE/NonD family hydrolase produces the protein MNIVKTTLTLVAWSVLFVASLSAQVTDTSLSASIDLLWGVKIPMRDGIQLNATVYKPKGAGPLPVILTLTPYIADTYHNEAFYFAQNGYVFVMVDVRGRGNSQGTFNALRQEANDGFDAVGWIARQSWCDGRIAMYGSSYDGYDQWATAKEFPPNLKTIVPTAAAMPSIDIPFWKNIWDPFDVQWITLTSGVTANKKLFAESHFWIQKYRELYMEHRAFRELDTITGNPSALFQEWLAHPCPDSYWDACNPAAEQFARIDMPILTITGYYDDDQPGAMEFYRRHMMFGSREARARHYIVIGPWDHGGTDSPTKEVGGLLFGDARVLDMNQLHKEWYDWVLKSGQKPGFLEARVAYYVVGKDVWKYADSLEAIGADKRVLYLGSNGSNANDVFHSGYLTEARATEFASDSFVYDPLDTRPAELETAEIENYLTDERYALNLFGNGLVYHTEAFAESTEVSGNSKLVLWISMDVPDADFQATLYEIMPDGKSILLARDRLRARFRESLREERLIKPGEVLKYEFTGFNWFSRYVAKGSRLRLVIACPNSIYLQKNYNSGKNVVEETGNDARTAHIKVYHDATHRSYLELPVGK, from the coding sequence ATGAACATTGTCAAGACCACTTTGACTTTGGTTGCGTGGAGCGTGCTCTTTGTCGCCAGTCTATCCGCGCAGGTCACCGACACGTCGTTGTCTGCATCGATTGATCTTCTATGGGGAGTTAAGATCCCCATGCGGGATGGCATTCAACTCAATGCGACCGTATACAAGCCGAAAGGGGCCGGGCCTCTGCCGGTCATCCTGACGCTGACGCCGTATATTGCCGATACGTACCATAACGAGGCCTTCTACTTTGCACAGAATGGCTACGTTTTCGTCATGGTAGACGTTCGCGGGCGCGGTAATTCACAGGGTACGTTCAATGCCTTGCGCCAAGAGGCCAATGATGGCTTTGATGCTGTAGGCTGGATAGCCAGGCAATCGTGGTGCGACGGTCGGATTGCTATGTACGGTAGTTCTTATGACGGTTACGACCAGTGGGCCACCGCCAAAGAATTTCCCCCGAACTTGAAGACCATCGTGCCCACGGCGGCGGCGATGCCTTCGATCGATATCCCGTTTTGGAAGAATATTTGGGATCCTTTTGATGTACAGTGGATCACTCTGACGAGCGGTGTGACAGCCAACAAGAAGCTCTTCGCGGAATCGCACTTTTGGATACAGAAGTACCGTGAATTGTACATGGAGCATCGAGCCTTCAGGGAACTCGATACGATTACTGGCAATCCCTCCGCTCTTTTTCAGGAGTGGCTCGCGCACCCCTGCCCGGATTCCTACTGGGATGCCTGCAATCCCGCTGCCGAGCAATTCGCTCGAATCGATATGCCTATCTTGACGATCACGGGCTATTACGACGATGATCAGCCCGGTGCGATGGAATTCTACCGACGGCACATGATGTTTGGTTCTCGAGAAGCACGAGCGCGCCATTATATAGTCATTGGGCCATGGGATCATGGTGGGACAGATTCTCCGACCAAGGAAGTCGGCGGCCTGCTGTTCGGAGATGCACGCGTGCTCGACATGAACCAACTCCACAAGGAGTGGTACGACTGGGTTCTCAAATCGGGTCAGAAGCCCGGGTTTTTAGAGGCTCGTGTTGCCTACTATGTTGTCGGCAAGGACGTGTGGAAGTATGCCGATTCACTCGAAGCCATTGGTGCCGACAAACGCGTGCTTTACCTCGGTTCCAATGGCAGTAATGCAAACGATGTCTTCCATTCCGGATATCTGACGGAAGCACGAGCGACGGAATTCGCTTCAGACAGCTTCGTATACGATCCACTCGACACGCGGCCGGCCGAGTTGGAAACAGCGGAGATTGAGAACTACTTGACGGATGAGCGTTATGCGCTGAACCTCTTTGGCAATGGTTTGGTATATCACACAGAAGCCTTTGCCGAGAGCACCGAGGTTAGCGGCAACTCGAAGCTTGTCCTCTGGATTTCCATGGATGTGCCGGATGCCGACTTCCAGGCAACTCTGTACGAAATCATGCCGGATGGGAAGAGTATTCTCCTGGCTCGCGACCGTTTGCGGGCTCGCTTTCGCGAATCTCTCCGGGAGGAGAGACTAATCAAGCCTGGAGAAGTCCTGAAATACGAATTCACTGGCTTCAATTGGTTTTCACGCTATGTCGCCAAGGGGAGCCGACTTCGTCTGGTGATTGCTTGTCCCAATTCGATCTATCTACAGAAGAACTACAACAGTGGGAAAAATGTGGTCGAGGAGACGGGCAATGACGCGCGGACAGCACATATCAAGGTGTACCACGACGCTACACACCGAAGTTATCTCGAGTTGCCAGTCGGAAAGTGA